The Pyrenophora tritici-repentis strain M4 chromosome 10, whole genome shotgun sequence genome contains a region encoding:
- a CDS encoding DUF1767 domain containing protein, producing the protein MAANIATELTQHLNARHLYPTVVWLQGFLSTVRPNTPLPAIKQTALFRLLATDITNSLSQPAASLFPSDILKGTTQTRIVAGPVVCQVLDIEDIGHSRWSQVESIEARERGEMTKGREIVRVVEQENEGTTEAAAPVQSKGPFKLLLQDAKGLTIYALDLRGIDGINTNMVMGLKLVLRNFDVRRGVVMLEPGNVQVVGGKLEALDKAWKEGRKDRLMAAARTMGQTAG; encoded by the coding sequence ATGGCAGCTAATATTGCAACGGAGCTAACACAGCACCTCAATGCTCGACATCTCTATCCAACTGTGGTATGGCTCCAGGGCTTCCTCTCCACAGTCCGACCAAATACTCCGCTGCCCGCCATCAAGCAAACTGCACTCTTTCGCCTTCTGGCTACTGACATCACCAACTCGCTCAGCCAACCAGCCGCCTCTCTGTTCCCGTCCGACATACTCAAAGGTACTACTCAGACCCGCATCGTCGCTGGTCCAGTCGTATGTCAAGTGCTCGACATTGAAGACATTGGCCACTCGCGCTGGTCACAGGTTGAATCAATCGAAGCCAGAGAGCGAGGTGAGATGACCAAAGGACGGGAGATTGTGCGTGTCGTAGAGCAAGAGAATGAAGGCACTACCGAAGCTGCAGCGCCTGTTCAGAGCAAAGGGCCTTTCAAGTTATTGCTGCAAGATGCGAAAGGCTTGACAATTTACGCCTTGGACTTGAGAGGTATTGATGGCATCAACACAAACATGGTCATGGGCCTCAAGCTTGTTCTGCGCAATTTTGACGTTCGGAGAGGCGTAGTCATGCTCGAGCCTGGTAATGTTCAGGTTGTGGGTGGGAAGCTGGAGGCGCTTGATAAAGCCTGGAAAGAGGGGAGGAAAGATAGGCTGATGGCCGCGGCAAGAACGATGGGACAAACTGCGGGGTAA
- a CDS encoding Vps51 domain containing protein: MSIIASPRPSSSVRSPSLTRTSIDSSSSHRPPQAIRRNRAALREFYGLKNGPRDGTPDARISEEPSRSQVALDDEETLTELDSADFNAEAFVEALLAKEGLKGVLKVEADLISQIRNLDSDRKSLVYDNYSKLLSATSTIRRMRGNMDPLAPTTHTLGPAISHIAETAASLSSSLHEIPQPKEEGLGISINVEQDQGDKTEAEKKKKRQKDTVKWVLDTPRRLQDKILDKWKGVAGVEELRERCEEIMEEEEESD, encoded by the exons ATGTCAATAATAGCATCTCCCCGGCCCAGCTCCTCGGTTCGCAGCCCTTCCTTGACCCGCACCTCAATCGACAGTAGTTCTTCGCACCGGCCTCCCCAAGCCATACGTCGCAACCGCGCCGCCCTCCGCGAATTCTACGGCCTCAAAAACGGGCCTAGAGATGGAACGCCCGATGCAAGAATATCCGAAGAGCCGTCAAGATCGCAGGTAGCACTCGATGATGAGGAGACGCTGACGGAGCTGGATTCTGCCGACTTCAATGCCGAAGCATTCGTCGAAGCTCTACTTGCGAAAGAGGGTCTAAAAGGCGTGTTAAAGGTGGAAGCCGACTTGATATCAC AGATCAGGAATCTTGATAGCGACCGCAAATCCCTCGTCTATGACAACTACTCCAAACTTCTGTCTGCTACCAGCACAATCCGACGAATGCGCGGTAACATGGATCCTCTCGCGCCCACCACCCACACGCTCGGTCCTGCCATCTCGCACATTGCCGAAACAGCCGCTTCATTATCTTCGTCATTGCATGAGATACCTCAACCGAAAGAAGAGGGCCTGGGAATTAGCATCAATGTCGAACAAGACCAGGGAGACAAAACCGAGgcagagaagaagaagaagagacaAAAGGATACTGTCAAATGGGTGCTAGACACGCCAAGGCGACTGCAAGA CAAGATACTGGACAAGTGGAAAGGTGTTGCAGGTGTGGAAGAGCTTAGGGAACGATGTGAAGAAATTAtggaggaagaggaagagtCTGACTGA
- a CDS encoding Hexokinase produces MAPPPSATHSMNSESHTSTHQRSELSKMTNLPPSLEQALSHLDQQFWISCPKLKEIVHRFREELEQGLARDGQNIPMNISWVHALPSGREKGTILTLDLGGTNLRVCKVTLLGDSDEQQGSDTQKSVLEQEQYKLPASLKTGSAENLWTFIAKKVAAFIKSRGLDKQYNMQKRMPLGFTFSYPATQHRIDHAILQTWTKGFDIQGVEGQDVAAQLREKLAEKELPVQLICVINDTVGAMVASAYNDPDTIVGAIFGTGCNAAYLAHVSSIGKLDPNDERITAASAHNGASKGEEMMAVNCEYGAFDNAHRVLPRTPYDERIDAESPRPGEQTFEKLSAGLYLGEIFRLVLVDLVDKGLVLQAQSEDDGLKKLYTAYTIDTSFLSQIEDDQSPLFADTRELFAKTLALEPSDVDLEVSRRIAEMVAC; encoded by the exons ATGGCACCACCACCCTCTGCAACCCACAGCATGAACTCTGAATCCCACACCTCCACCCACCAACGCTCCGAGCTCTCCAAAATGACCAATCTACCACCCTCCCTAGAGCAAGCACTCTCCCACCTAGACCAGCAGTTCTGGATCTCATGCCCCAAACTCAAGGAAATCGTCCACCGCTTCCGCGAAGAGCTGGAACAAGGCCTCGCCCGCGACGGGCAAAACATACCCATGAACATAAGCTGGGTGCACGCCCTACCCAGCGGCCGGGAAAAGGGAACGATACTAACCCTCGACCTCGGCGGCACCAATCTACGCGTATGTAAAGTGACGTTACTCGGCGACTCCGACGAGCAACAAGGAAGCGACACGCAAAAAAGCGTCTTGGAGCAGGAACAATACAAACTCCCTGCGTCCTTGAAAACAGGGTCCGCAGAGAACCTATGGACATTTATCGCAAAAAAAGTAGCTGCGTTTATAAAATCCAGAGGACTGGATAAACAGTATAACATGCAGAAACGCATGCCTCTTGGCTTCACTTTCTCGTACCCAGCGACACAGCACCGTATCGACCATGCTATCCTGCAGACGTGGACGAAAGGGTTTGATATCCAAGGGGTGGAAGGACAAGATGTCGCGGCGCAACTACGGGAGAAACTTGCAGAGAAGGAACTACCAGTCCAGCTCATCTGTGTTATCAACGATACTGTCGGCGCAATGGTGGCGTCGGCGTATAACGACCCAGATACCATTGTTGGCGCCATCTTCGGTACAGGGTGTAATGCTGCGTACCTCGCCCACGTGTCTAGTATCGGGAAACTGGATCCAAACGATGAGCGCATCACAGCTGCGTCGGCGCATAACGGCGCGAGCAAAGGGGAGGAGATGATGGCGGTGAACTGCGAATACGGTGCGTTCGATAATGCGCATCGCGTGCTACCACGTACCCCGTACGACGAGCGCATCGACGCCGAGAGTCCGCGGCCAGGCGAACAGACGTTTGAGAAGCTATCCGCGGGACTGTATCTAGGCGAGATATTCCGGCTTGTGCTTGTTGATTTGGTGGATAAGGGGCTGGTGTTGCAGGCACAGAGTGAAGACGACGGGTTGAAGAAGCTGTATACGGCGTATACGATTGATACCTCGTTTCTCTCGCAGATTGAAGACGACCAGTCGCCTTTGTTTGCGGATACACGCGAGCTTTTTGCAAAGACACTAGCGCTCGAGCCTTCAGATGTGGATTTGGAGGTTTCGCGTAGGATCGCTGAGATGGTTGCT TGTTAG